The DNA sequence ttgaattagattacatttacttttaattattatttgcTATAAATTAGAATAATAGTAGCTGTACTAAAAGTGTCAATAGAAACTATTATAAACCATCATTAAATGTGAAGTGCTGCATGATACTGATGAGACATTTACTCGTACTGGGTATTTATTGTGATTAGTTGCAATATTGTAGCCTATCCCAATTTCTAACAGACTGACATTTTCAGAAGAGAGATGTATTTCAatagtttttttgtttgttttttttttgtaggtGATCAATGCCACCAGTGGCTCTGTAGGACATGGTAATGCTCCGTACAACTGGCAGTCTACAAAGACATCGATCAAGGAGCGTTTGCATTATCTCTATAACACAGAGATAATGTGTGACATCCACTTCATAGTTGGAACCTTACCCAATCAGCAGAAGATTCCAGCACACAAATTTATCCTATCAGTCGGAAGTGCTATGTTTGATGCCCAATTTAATGGACCAATGGCCACTTCAGAGGAAGTCATTGAAATCCCTGATGTTGAACCAGCAGCCTTCCTAGCTCTTCTCAAGTTTCTCTACTCTGACGAGGTCACAATTTGCTCGGATACTGTGATGACAACTTTGTATACTGCCAAAAAGTATGCCGTACCTGCTTTAGAAAGAGCATGTGTGGATTTCCTGAAACGTAATTTAAGTAGCGATAATGCTTTTATGTTGCTCACTCAGGCACGACTCTTTGACGAACCTCAGTTAGCCGCTCTCTGTTTGGAGACCATCGACAAAAACACTTCTGAAGCCATTATGGCTGATGGTTTTACTGACATTGATAATGAGACCCTCTGTGTTGTTCTAGAAAGAGATACACTTGGCATCAGGGAATGCAAACTTTTCACGgcagtttacagatggacagaggCCGAATGTGCGAGAAGAAATCTGACTCAAACCTGTGAGAACCAACGAAATGTTCTTGGGAGAGCTCTACGTCTGATCCGCTTTCCGTTGATGAATGTAGAAGAATTTGCTCAAGGAGCAGCGCAGAGTGGATTGTTAGAGGATCGAGAAGTGGTGCAGCTGTTTCTCTACTTCACCGTCAACCCCAAACCACAGATCAGCTTTCTGGATGTACCCCGTTGTTGTCTGACTGGAAAAGAACAAGTTGTGTCACGCTTCTGTCAGATAGAGAGCCGCTGGGGGTACAGTGGCACCAGTGACAGAATTAGGTCAATAGTTTTACTTTTATATACCTAATGCCAATGTTTCATTTGTATGatatacacaatacatgtacatacaattaCTGGCAAATTAATTCACCTTGAAAAATCTTAAAGATACATTTAAGTAAAAGATTTCCAaggaaataacaatgaaaatgttGGACTGCATTTCTTAGTTTTTCCATTAATTCTGAGTGAATTCTAAAGATTTAGAAGTCTATCTTGATTTTATGTCTGTAGATTCATGGTGAATAGAAGGATTTTTGTGGTTGGCTTTGGGCTGTATGGAAGTATACATGGACCAACCGAGTACCAAGTCAACATACAGGTCTGTCGGATTTGTTTACTGACTCTGCAGTAGTTATCAGCCCTGTAAAAACAAAGAACTAACAAAAGTTCATCTTCATttgtgttgattgattgatacaGAATTACTGTTTGTAATGAGATTTTCTGAAACTTGTCTGGGTTTTTGTTAGTTGATCCAATGAAAAGAGACTTTCTTTTTGAACAGGTGATACAGTCTGATTCTTTGAAAGTCATGGGTCAGAATGATGCAACATTTCTGTGTGATGGGACAAACAATACTTTCAGGGTGATGTTTAAAGAGCCAGTGGAAATCCTGCCCAACATCAGTTACACAGCATGTGCTACGCTAAAGGTATAGCTGTACATGTTAGCAAATATGTCAGTGAGTTAAAGTAATGAATGTGATATTTGTGCCTTCTTGAAATTTTGGATCAtggaaattgatattttttttcagggTCCAGATTCCTACTATGGTGCGAAAGGCCTGAGGAAGGTTACTCACGAATCAGTCTCCAGTGGAAAAGTAACGTTCCAATTTACATACGCGTCTGGCAATAACAACGGTACTTCTGTTGAGGATGGACAAATCCCAGAGATTATCTTCTACACTTAGAACCCCACAACTGTTGCCAGCCCTTAGTTAGCACAgattaggccaagtaaaattaattagtagattatcattcctgcccgcccctcgaaaatcgccccgccccgattttttttatttttcaaaattacgatttccggatatttttatgtccggttCGGTatatcgtaaacgtactttgtttcactttgccttttagaaacccaaatacacatgtaatcatgatttataaagccttttctcaatgagagaaggcattttcgaggtcaataataccatggcgaaaaataaaaaataaaatcctcccacccgccccatttttttgtgaagtttgaatgataatctactaattaattttacttggccttatgTTGTAATGAATTTTATAGACCATTCAATAATTTCTTTCTGCTCCAAAGATGGAGTCGTCCACTACTTATTTCATGACTGATGTGATAAAGAAAAGTATATTTCTAGTGGCTGCGCTTTACTTTCAGTTATTGATATATGAACATCTTCATGCTACctgtatatctttaaaaaaaacatacattGAACACCATAATAGCTTTCTTTTAAGGTTTTGTGGATTGAAACTATAATGTTAATGtacttgcatgtacatgtatacattagaTCAAGTTAAGTGTATGTCTACTATAGCAAATGACAATGATAAAAGATATAATGTAGTCAGTAGTTAAGAAACGTTGGCCAGTAATTTGGAATCGCAAATACCATCATCTATAGTATTGTTTAAGATTTGTATTTGTGTAACTTACATTTTATGTAATGTCTTTTAGGTCAGAATATGTTTTGCAATGGAGAAAATAATTCTTGTGTATATCTATAGTGGAGCTCTTGTAGTTTATGAAATTGATGGAAGTAAATGGATAAATCTTGCTTGATGGATACTTGTTTTTGCAACATTTAACATCTCCAATGTGAAATTATGTCTTGTAGTTAGTTTAATAGATGTATATGTGCAAATTATT is a window from the Ostrea edulis chromosome 5, xbOstEdul1.1, whole genome shotgun sequence genome containing:
- the LOC125651682 gene encoding BTB/POZ domain-containing protein 1-like, coding for MFLRMDDSKPPGKDINNDAEKAEEKAKNQVTSQKNQSANATLRNPQSSSQSTTPTTSTEAENNQQYGSALPAKHTESRAHNLTTVSSSSMSTATNSLCSSPTCMPLALASGSLSSGANSLTDFEKQVINATSGSVGHGNAPYNWQSTKTSIKERLHYLYNTEIMCDIHFIVGTLPNQQKIPAHKFILSVGSAMFDAQFNGPMATSEEVIEIPDVEPAAFLALLKFLYSDEVTICSDTVMTTLYTAKKYAVPALERACVDFLKRNLSSDNAFMLLTQARLFDEPQLAALCLETIDKNTSEAIMADGFTDIDNETLCVVLERDTLGIRECKLFTAVYRWTEAECARRNLTQTCENQRNVLGRALRLIRFPLMNVEEFAQGAAQSGLLEDREVVQLFLYFTVNPKPQISFLDVPRCCLTGKEQVVSRFCQIESRWGYSGTSDRIRFMVNRRIFVVGFGLYGSIHGPTEYQVNIQVIQSDSLKVMGQNDATFLCDGTNNTFRVMFKEPVEILPNISYTACATLKGPDSYYGAKGLRKVTHESVSSGKVTFQFTYASGNNNGTSVEDGQIPEIIFYT